From the genome of Phytohabitans rumicis, one region includes:
- a CDS encoding discoidin domain-containing protein, producing MSRRLMWTVVAGGLVLLASSTPATAERTRPQLALSTDVSTVEVLPQPCPRSGFELRFKNAGARAVYADAFVDAPDELRVSREVVTSYLPAGYELKIRVQVTAVVGTAPGEYALALRAGDARLSLPVTVLPAPENPTGNLARFATVVASSEHLPVYPACGATDGDRDSAHWATTTGWNDGTRGLFPDWLQVSFATEETVGRVDLYTLNSTRYPAARYGLRDWDVQVDSGGQWVTVAQVRGNTAGLVSTAFPPVLTKAVRVLALASNEGLTYSRVVELEAYPG from the coding sequence ATGTCTAGGCGTCTGATGTGGACGGTCGTGGCCGGCGGACTCGTGCTGCTGGCGTCGAGCACGCCGGCCACCGCCGAGCGGACCCGGCCGCAGCTCGCCCTGTCGACCGACGTGTCCACCGTGGAGGTGCTGCCGCAGCCGTGCCCGCGCAGCGGCTTCGAGCTCCGGTTCAAGAACGCGGGGGCGCGCGCGGTCTACGCGGACGCGTTCGTGGACGCCCCGGACGAGCTGCGGGTGTCCCGCGAGGTGGTCACCAGCTACCTGCCGGCCGGGTACGAGCTGAAGATCCGCGTGCAGGTCACCGCCGTGGTCGGCACCGCACCCGGGGAGTACGCGCTGGCGCTGCGCGCCGGGGATGCCCGGCTGTCGCTGCCGGTCACCGTGCTGCCCGCGCCGGAGAACCCGACCGGCAACCTGGCCCGCTTCGCGACCGTCGTCGCCTCCTCCGAGCACCTACCGGTCTACCCGGCCTGCGGTGCCACCGATGGCGACCGGGACTCGGCCCACTGGGCGACCACCACCGGCTGGAACGACGGCACCCGCGGCCTCTTCCCGGACTGGCTGCAGGTGTCCTTCGCCACCGAGGAGACCGTGGGCCGGGTGGATCTGTACACGTTGAACTCGACCCGCTACCCGGCGGCCCGGTACGGCCTGCGGGACTGGGACGTCCAGGTGGACAGCGGCGGCCAGTGGGTGACCGTGGCGCAGGTACGCGGCAACACCGCGGGCCTGGTCAGCACCGCCTTCCCGCCGGTGCTGACCAAGGCCGTACGCGTCCTGGCGCTGGCCAGCAACGAGGGCCTGACGTACTCCCGGGTCGTGGAGCTGGAGGCGTACCCCGGCTAG
- a CDS encoding NAD-dependent protein deacetylase, with translation MVAEGGVAVLTGAGISTESGIPDYRGPDGTMVRRAPMTYQTFTRDAAARRRYWARSHVGWRTIARAKPNAGHRAVAELHASGLLNGLITQNVDGLHQSGGSPDVIELHGNLDRVVCLDCGDATPRAELDRRLRLVNPEFQATVTAVNPDGDVDLPDEAVDRFRVVGCRACGRGMLKPDVVFFGETVPRHRVDASFALVEAARLLLILGSSLTVMSGRRFVLRAAKLGIPVAIVNRGPTRGDGYAALTVDAPLGTALPELVATLGRWPTA, from the coding sequence ATGGTCGCTGAGGGCGGCGTCGCGGTGCTCACCGGCGCCGGCATCTCCACCGAGTCGGGCATTCCCGACTATCGAGGCCCGGACGGCACGATGGTCCGGCGCGCCCCGATGACTTACCAGACGTTCACCCGCGACGCGGCCGCCCGGCGCAGGTACTGGGCCCGCAGCCATGTCGGGTGGCGGACCATCGCCCGCGCCAAGCCCAACGCGGGCCACCGCGCCGTCGCCGAGTTACACGCGTCTGGCCTGCTCAACGGCCTGATCACGCAGAACGTCGACGGCCTGCACCAGTCCGGCGGCAGCCCGGACGTCATCGAACTGCACGGCAACCTCGACCGGGTGGTCTGCCTGGACTGCGGCGACGCGACACCCCGCGCGGAGTTGGACCGCCGGCTGCGCCTGGTCAACCCGGAGTTCCAGGCCACGGTCACCGCGGTCAACCCGGACGGCGACGTCGACCTGCCGGACGAGGCGGTCGACCGGTTCCGGGTCGTGGGCTGCCGGGCCTGCGGGCGAGGCATGCTCAAGCCGGACGTGGTGTTCTTCGGCGAGACGGTGCCGCGACACCGGGTGGACGCGAGCTTCGCGCTCGTCGAGGCCGCCCGGCTACTGCTCATCCTCGGGTCGTCGCTGACAGTGATGTCGGGCCGGCGGTTCGTGCTGCGGGCGGCCAAGCTGGGCATCCCCGTGGCCATCGTCAACCGCGGGCCGACCCGGGGCGACGGCTACGCCGCGCTCACCGTCGACGCGCCGCTCGGCACCGCCCTCCCCGAACTCGTGGCTACCCTTGGGCGATGGCCGACCGCCTGA
- a CDS encoding J-domain-containing protein: MIREAQERGEFDDLPGSGKPLPGRGEPYEENWWLKDWVRREELTGIAPTSLRIRKEAEELMETVAKKRSEQLVREYVTDLNERIRQANRGQVDGPPVVIDEVDVDAVVAAWRGSR, translated from the coding sequence ATGATTCGGGAGGCGCAGGAGCGGGGCGAGTTCGATGACCTCCCCGGATCCGGCAAGCCGCTGCCCGGGCGCGGCGAGCCGTACGAGGAGAACTGGTGGCTCAAGGACTGGGTGCGTCGCGAGGAGCTGACCGGGATCGCGCCCACGTCACTGCGGATCCGCAAGGAGGCCGAGGAGCTCATGGAGACCGTGGCGAAGAAGCGGTCCGAGCAGCTCGTCCGCGAGTACGTCACCGACCTGAACGAGCGGATCCGCCAGGCCAACCGCGGTCAGGTCGACGGCCCGCCGGTGGTCATCGACGAGGTCGACGTCGACGCGGTTGTCGCGGCCTGGCGAGGCTCGCGTTAG
- a CDS encoding Uma2 family endonuclease, producing the protein MYEPIGQVLTGDEFDGLPEDPRRELVDGVIRMAATPTSWHQEVVDALKNQMAAVCPPDLKVLREQEIRLDERLRRNPDLLVVHADAYSRRRSRYFAYEVVLAVEVVSPGSETDDRRESPHSTPRVGSSTIGGWRSSR; encoded by the coding sequence GTGTACGAGCCGATAGGCCAGGTTCTCACGGGTGACGAATTCGATGGACTCCCGGAGGATCCGCGTCGCGAGCTTGTCGATGGAGTCATTCGCATGGCGGCCACCCCCACCTCCTGGCATCAGGAGGTCGTCGATGCCCTGAAGAACCAGATGGCTGCTGTCTGCCCGCCGGATCTCAAGGTCCTCCGGGAGCAGGAGATCAGGCTGGACGAGCGACTTCGCCGCAATCCCGATCTTTTGGTGGTGCATGCGGACGCTTACAGCCGTCGTCGCAGCCGGTACTTCGCCTACGAAGTAGTGCTTGCCGTCGAAGTCGTGAGTCCGGGTTCGGAGACGGACGACCGCCGGGAAAGCCCGCACAGTACGCCGCGGGTGGGATCCAGCACTATTGGCGGGTGGAGATCGAGCCGGTGA
- a CDS encoding MMPL family transporter, whose product MTTSLLERTPTTRPGEHRRPRNLAATVARFSARHRATAILGWLLFVVAATALAAVVGTIAATDSDYGNGESKRAQQLIEAAGFPDRAGEMVIVQSGALTAGAPEFRAAVQDAVAAVEATGQVENVNTDAVSADKHAVLVTFDMKGDADTAADRVQPVLDAVAGVQAKHADLVIAQTGAASIDKAIVSNLESDLARLSMLSIPVTLGILIIAFGALLAAVLPLGLALTAFLASLGLLAASSRFFPVGDSTTHLMLLMGLAVGVDYCLFYIRREREERARGADPEQALAIAAATSGRSVLISAFTVIIAMAGMFLTRDTAFISLALGTILVVATAALGSLTVLPAVLSKLGDRVDLGRIPGLYRRESNGRFWRAVLRVVLRRPGVSAVLAAGALIALALPALGMRTASDGIDGIKHEAAALQTYDRVQAAFPGGADPGVVVIKAPDVTNPAVTAAIADFKTKALATGQLHEPVTVEVSPDKTVALVRLGLSGTGVDATSEAAVRTLRDDVIPATVQGVDGAEVAVTGEAAQSVDFNHALTRSVPLVFAFVLGLAFVLLLVSFRSVVVAVTAIVLNLLSVAAAYGALVLAFQHGWGEGLMDFHARGALTSWLPLFLFVILFGLSMDYHVFVLSRIREGYDRGWPTKLAVSRGIRGTAGVITSAAVVMVAVFGLFTTGSLTSMKEMGFGLAVAVLIDATIVRAVLLPSVMALLGDRNWYLPRWLAWLPHQSHH is encoded by the coding sequence ATGACGACGTCCCTGTTGGAAAGAACGCCGACCACCCGGCCGGGTGAGCACCGGCGGCCCCGCAACCTGGCTGCCACGGTCGCGCGCTTCAGTGCGCGGCATCGGGCCACCGCGATCCTCGGCTGGCTACTCTTCGTCGTCGCCGCGACCGCGCTGGCCGCCGTGGTCGGCACGATCGCCGCCACCGACAGCGATTACGGCAACGGTGAGTCCAAGCGCGCGCAGCAGCTGATCGAGGCGGCCGGCTTCCCGGACCGGGCCGGCGAGATGGTCATCGTGCAGAGCGGCGCGCTCACCGCCGGCGCACCGGAGTTCCGGGCCGCGGTGCAGGACGCCGTCGCGGCCGTCGAGGCCACCGGCCAGGTCGAAAACGTCAACACCGACGCGGTCTCGGCGGACAAGCACGCCGTGCTGGTCACGTTCGACATGAAGGGCGACGCGGACACCGCCGCCGACCGGGTCCAGCCGGTGCTGGACGCGGTGGCCGGGGTCCAGGCCAAGCATGCCGACCTGGTGATCGCGCAGACCGGCGCGGCGAGCATCGACAAGGCCATCGTGAGCAACCTCGAGTCCGACCTGGCCCGGCTGTCGATGCTGTCCATCCCGGTGACGCTGGGCATCCTGATCATCGCGTTCGGCGCGCTGCTGGCCGCCGTACTCCCGCTTGGTCTTGCTCTGACGGCGTTCCTGGCGTCCTTGGGGCTGCTCGCGGCGAGCAGCCGCTTCTTCCCGGTGGGCGACAGCACCACGCACCTGATGCTGCTGATGGGCCTGGCCGTGGGGGTCGACTACTGCCTGTTCTACATCCGCCGGGAACGCGAGGAGCGGGCCCGCGGCGCCGACCCCGAACAGGCGCTGGCCATCGCGGCGGCCACCTCCGGCCGGTCGGTGCTGATCTCGGCGTTCACCGTGATCATCGCGATGGCGGGGATGTTCCTGACCCGGGACACCGCGTTCATCAGCCTGGCCCTGGGCACCATCCTGGTGGTCGCGACGGCGGCGCTGGGCTCGCTCACCGTGCTGCCCGCCGTGCTGTCCAAGCTGGGCGACCGGGTCGACCTCGGCCGCATCCCGGGCCTGTACAGGCGGGAGTCCAACGGGCGGTTCTGGCGGGCCGTGCTGCGGGTGGTGCTGCGCCGGCCCGGCGTGTCCGCGGTCCTGGCGGCGGGCGCGCTCATCGCCCTGGCCCTGCCCGCGCTCGGCATGCGCACCGCGTCCGACGGCATCGACGGGATCAAGCACGAGGCCGCCGCCCTGCAGACGTACGACCGGGTGCAGGCCGCCTTCCCCGGCGGCGCCGACCCGGGTGTGGTGGTCATCAAGGCCCCGGACGTCACCAACCCCGCGGTCACCGCGGCCATCGCGGACTTCAAGACCAAGGCGCTGGCCACCGGCCAGCTCCACGAGCCGGTCACCGTCGAGGTCAGCCCGGACAAGACGGTCGCGCTGGTCAGGCTCGGACTATCGGGTACGGGCGTGGACGCCACCTCCGAAGCAGCGGTACGCACGCTGCGGGACGACGTCATCCCCGCGACCGTGCAGGGCGTGGACGGCGCCGAGGTGGCGGTGACCGGTGAGGCGGCCCAGTCGGTCGACTTCAACCACGCGCTGACCCGCAGCGTGCCGCTGGTCTTCGCGTTCGTGCTGGGGCTGGCGTTCGTGCTGCTGCTGGTGTCGTTCCGGTCGGTGGTCGTGGCGGTCACCGCGATCGTGCTCAACCTGCTCTCGGTCGCCGCCGCGTACGGCGCCCTGGTGCTGGCGTTCCAGCACGGCTGGGGCGAGGGTCTGATGGACTTCCACGCCCGCGGCGCGCTCACGAGTTGGCTGCCGCTCTTCCTCTTCGTGATCCTGTTCGGCCTGTCCATGGACTACCACGTGTTCGTGCTGAGCCGGATCCGCGAGGGGTACGACCGCGGCTGGCCGACCAAGCTCGCCGTCTCCCGGGGCATCCGCGGCACGGCCGGCGTGATCACCAGCGCGGCCGTGGTGATGGTGGCGGTGTTCGGCCTCTTCACGACGGGGTCGCTCACCTCGATGAAGGAGATGGGCTTCGGCCTGGCCGTGGCCGTCCTGATCGACGCCACGATCGTCCGCGCCGTGCTCCTCCCCTCGGTGATGGCCCTGCTCGGCGACCGCAACTGGTACCTCCCGCGCTGGCTTGCCTGGCTCCCCCACCAGTCCCACCACTAG
- a CDS encoding alkaline phosphatase D family protein, giving the protein MFEIPRPAAALARRRFLTVAGAATALAFTVDYRGRPEARAGGAALREDPFTLGIASGDPLPDSVVIWTRLAPKPFEPLSGMDRRDASVEWQVATDERFRHVVRSGVATARYEYGHSVHVDVRGLKPGRQYYYRFRAGRWQSEVGRTRTAPAGPSSGLTFAFASCQYWGDGYYTAHRHLAAEDPDVVLFLGDYIYEYGIAAAGGLRNVSTPVPSQFRTETDTLDRYRLQYALYKSDPDLREAHRVAPWIVTWDDHEVQDNYAGLVSKTNAPVEDFLVRRANAYRAYWENLPLRTPQPQGPDMRLHRRFGYGDLADFTVLDTRQFRSDQAQGDGWDPDSPARRDPARTLLGDAQEQWFLDGLRDSQATWNIVASQVVMSQMDLDPTAGQLFNMDGWDGYQAQQDRALAGLATRPNPVVVTGDVHSSYAFDLKRDVAGPTIGVELVGTSISSAGNGMDISPMGQKFLDSNPHLKLVNERRGYVVCRLTGSELRADFRILPYVDRPGAPVSTHRSFVVEAGNPGLNPA; this is encoded by the coding sequence GTGTTCGAGATCCCCCGCCCCGCCGCGGCCCTCGCCCGGCGCCGGTTCCTGACCGTCGCCGGGGCGGCCACCGCGCTTGCCTTCACCGTCGACTACCGGGGGCGCCCCGAGGCGCGGGCCGGTGGGGCGGCGCTGCGGGAAGACCCGTTCACGCTCGGGATCGCGTCGGGCGACCCGCTGCCGGACTCGGTCGTCATCTGGACGCGGCTGGCCCCGAAGCCGTTCGAGCCACTGTCCGGCATGGACAGACGGGACGCGTCGGTCGAGTGGCAGGTCGCGACGGACGAGCGGTTCCGGCACGTCGTGCGCAGCGGCGTCGCGACCGCGCGCTACGAGTACGGCCACAGCGTGCACGTCGACGTGCGCGGGCTGAAGCCCGGGCGGCAGTACTACTACCGCTTCCGGGCCGGGCGGTGGCAGAGCGAGGTCGGCCGCACGCGGACGGCGCCCGCCGGGCCGTCGTCGGGGCTGACGTTCGCGTTCGCCTCCTGCCAGTACTGGGGGGACGGCTACTACACCGCGCACCGCCACCTCGCCGCCGAAGACCCGGACGTGGTGCTCTTCCTCGGCGACTACATCTACGAGTACGGCATCGCCGCCGCAGGCGGGCTGCGCAACGTGAGCACCCCGGTGCCGAGCCAGTTCCGCACCGAGACGGACACGCTCGACCGCTACCGGCTGCAGTACGCGCTCTACAAGAGCGACCCGGACCTGCGGGAGGCGCACCGGGTCGCACCGTGGATCGTCACGTGGGACGACCACGAGGTGCAGGACAACTACGCCGGGCTGGTGTCCAAGACCAACGCCCCGGTCGAGGACTTCCTGGTACGCCGGGCCAACGCCTACCGCGCGTACTGGGAGAACCTGCCGCTGCGTACGCCACAACCGCAGGGCCCGGACATGCGCCTGCACCGCCGGTTCGGGTACGGCGACCTGGCCGACTTCACCGTGCTGGACACCCGGCAGTTCCGCTCCGACCAGGCGCAGGGGGACGGCTGGGACCCGGACTCGCCGGCCCGCCGCGACCCGGCCCGGACGCTCCTCGGCGACGCCCAGGAGCAGTGGTTCCTCGACGGGCTGCGGGATTCCCAGGCCACCTGGAACATCGTGGCCAGTCAGGTCGTGATGAGCCAGATGGACCTCGACCCGACCGCGGGGCAACTGTTCAATATGGACGGCTGGGACGGCTACCAGGCGCAGCAGGACCGCGCGCTGGCCGGGCTCGCCACCCGGCCGAACCCCGTCGTGGTCACCGGCGACGTGCACAGCAGCTACGCGTTCGACCTGAAGCGGGACGTCGCCGGGCCGACCATCGGCGTCGAGCTCGTCGGCACGTCCATCAGCAGCGCCGGCAACGGCATGGACATCTCGCCCATGGGCCAGAAGTTCCTCGACAGCAACCCGCATCTCAAGCTGGTCAACGAGCGGCGCGGCTACGTCGTGTGCCGGCTGACCGGCAGCGAGCTGCGCGCCGACTTCCGCATCCTGCCGTACGTCGACCGGCCGGGCGCGCCGGTCAGCACGCACCGGTCGTTCGTCGTCGAAGCCGGCAACCCCGGCCTGAACCCGGCCTGA
- a CDS encoding pyridoxamine 5'-phosphate oxidase family protein — protein sequence MTDREPTTVTNLDQYGSPALPWSRPRDELANSPADRDTPYFLGTARPDGRPHSAGIGATWHDGALYFVSGPGTRKSRNLAANPACTVSAHLATLDLVLEGEASRVTDRPTLERLAAVYRDNGWPAEVDGDALTAPFTAPSGGPPPWYLYRLNLRTAYGVASAEPHGATRWDF from the coding sequence ATGACTGACCGAGAGCCCACCACGGTTACCAACCTCGACCAGTACGGATCTCCGGCCCTGCCGTGGAGCCGGCCCCGCGACGAGCTGGCCAACAGTCCGGCGGACCGCGACACGCCGTACTTCCTCGGTACCGCACGGCCGGACGGGCGCCCGCACTCCGCCGGAATCGGGGCCACGTGGCATGACGGCGCCCTCTACTTCGTCAGCGGACCGGGCACCCGCAAGTCGCGCAACCTGGCGGCCAATCCGGCCTGCACGGTCTCCGCCCACCTGGCGACCCTCGACCTGGTCCTCGAGGGCGAGGCGAGCCGGGTCACCGACCGGCCGACGCTGGAACGCCTGGCCGCCGTCTACCGCGACAACGGCTGGCCCGCCGAGGTGGACGGCGATGCGCTCACCGCGCCGTTCACCGCGCCCAGTGGCGGCCCGCCGCCCTGGTACCTGTACCGGCTCAACCTGCGCACGGCGTACGGCGTCGCCAGTGCCGAGCCGCACGGCGCGACCCGCTGGGACTTCTAA
- the pta gene encoding phosphate acetyltransferase: MARSVYVAGVGPGGGKSTIALGLAELLSRQVERIGAFRPLTPAAVEDPILALLRERYHIESPYADMYGVTYAEASALVAGGRREELISRIVGRYRELERRHQAMVVVGSDLTEEDLAFNARLATEFGSVVVGVVEGEGDVAGAYHSLVDLDATVLAVIANRVPPGTTMPELPVPAYAIPEVPAVSAPTVAEVAAALGATLLAGDAAALDRDVLDFVVGAAHVPLLLDHLTDGCLMITPGDRDDLLVAAGAARVAGTAAVAGIVLTLGEQPDPRAMRLVERLDAGLAVLSVPSDSYHTVEVLSRIEGRPTAASPRKVQAAIGAFESSVDTEELARRLDVARATRVTPLMFEYDLIDRARANRRHLVLPEGGEERILRAADVLLRRGVADLTLLGDPGDIARKARDLGLDVEAARVVDPATSPWLEEFAATYADLRRHKGVTLDLARDVVRDVSYFGTLMVHAGRADGMVSGATHTTAATIRPAFEIIKTVPGLGVASSVFFMLLADRVLVYGDCAVNPDPDAAELADIALSSADTAARFGIEPRVAMLSYSTGASGTGADVEKVAAATALVRQRRPDLPVEGPIQYDAAIDPAVAATKLPGSEVAGYATVFIFPDLNTGNNTYKAVQRSAGAVAVGPVMQGLRRPVNDLSRGATVKDIINTVAITGIQAAST; encoded by the coding sequence GTGGCGCGGAGCGTGTACGTCGCGGGCGTTGGCCCCGGGGGTGGGAAGTCGACGATCGCGCTCGGCCTGGCCGAGCTGCTGTCCCGGCAGGTGGAGCGGATCGGGGCGTTCCGGCCGTTGACGCCGGCCGCGGTCGAGGATCCGATCCTCGCCCTGCTGCGCGAGCGCTACCACATCGAGTCGCCGTACGCGGACATGTACGGGGTCACGTACGCCGAGGCGAGCGCGTTGGTGGCCGGAGGGCGGCGGGAGGAGCTGATCTCCCGGATCGTCGGGCGCTACCGGGAGCTGGAACGCCGGCACCAGGCCATGGTGGTGGTGGGCAGCGACTTGACCGAGGAGGATCTGGCGTTCAACGCCCGGCTGGCGACCGAGTTCGGCAGCGTTGTGGTGGGGGTGGTCGAGGGCGAAGGGGACGTCGCCGGGGCGTACCACAGTCTGGTGGACCTCGACGCGACGGTGCTGGCGGTGATCGCCAACCGGGTCCCGCCTGGCACGACGATGCCGGAGCTGCCGGTGCCGGCGTACGCGATCCCGGAGGTGCCGGCGGTGTCGGCGCCGACGGTGGCGGAGGTGGCGGCGGCGCTGGGCGCCACCCTGCTGGCCGGCGACGCCGCCGCGCTGGACCGGGACGTGCTGGACTTCGTGGTCGGCGCGGCGCACGTGCCGCTGCTGCTGGACCACCTGACCGACGGCTGCCTGATGATCACGCCTGGTGACCGAGACGACCTGCTGGTGGCGGCCGGCGCGGCCCGGGTCGCCGGTACGGCGGCGGTGGCGGGCATCGTGCTGACGCTCGGCGAGCAGCCGGACCCGCGCGCGATGCGCCTGGTGGAGCGGCTCGACGCCGGGCTGGCGGTGCTGTCGGTGCCGTCCGACAGCTACCACACGGTCGAGGTGCTCAGCCGGATCGAGGGGCGCCCTACGGCGGCCAGCCCGCGCAAGGTGCAGGCGGCGATCGGCGCGTTCGAGTCGAGTGTGGACACCGAGGAGCTGGCGCGCCGGCTCGACGTGGCGCGGGCGACCCGGGTGACGCCGCTCATGTTCGAGTACGACCTGATCGACCGCGCCCGCGCGAACCGGCGGCACCTGGTGCTCCCGGAGGGCGGCGAGGAGCGGATCCTGCGCGCGGCCGATGTGCTGCTGCGCCGGGGCGTCGCGGACCTGACGCTCCTCGGCGACCCCGGCGACATCGCCCGCAAGGCGCGCGACCTCGGCCTGGACGTCGAGGCGGCCCGGGTCGTCGACCCGGCGACGAGCCCGTGGTTGGAGGAGTTCGCCGCCACGTACGCGGATCTGCGGCGGCACAAGGGCGTCACGCTCGACCTGGCCCGGGACGTGGTCCGGGACGTCAGCTATTTCGGCACGCTGATGGTGCACGCCGGGCGGGCCGACGGGATGGTCTCCGGCGCGACGCACACCACGGCCGCGACGATCCGGCCGGCGTTCGAGATCATCAAGACCGTGCCGGGCCTGGGGGTGGCCTCCAGCGTGTTCTTCATGCTGCTCGCCGACCGGGTGCTCGTCTACGGCGACTGCGCGGTCAACCCCGACCCGGACGCGGCCGAGCTCGCCGACATCGCACTGTCCTCAGCGGACACCGCGGCGCGGTTCGGCATCGAGCCGCGGGTGGCGATGCTGTCGTACTCCACCGGCGCGTCCGGCACAGGGGCCGACGTGGAGAAGGTCGCGGCGGCCACCGCGCTGGTCCGGCAGCGCCGGCCGGATCTGCCCGTCGAGGGACCCATCCAGTACGACGCCGCGATCGACCCCGCGGTCGCGGCGACCAAGCTGCCCGGCAGCGAGGTGGCGGGGTACGCGACCGTCTTCATCTTCCCCGACCTGAACACGGGCAACAACACGTACAAGGCGGTGCAGCGGTCGGCCGGTGCGGTCGCCGTCGGCCCGGTTATGCAGGGCCTGCGCCGCCCGGTCAACGACCTGAGCCGGGGTGCGACGGTCAAGGACATCATCAACACGGTGGCGATTACCGGGATACAGGCGGCGTCCACATGA
- a CDS encoding acetate/propionate family kinase: MRVLVLNCGSSSVKYRLYDKDATVDKGLLERVTDYDAALYEVTARLDLSGLGAVGHRVVHGGLRFTEPTVITDEVVAAVEGLVPLAPLHNPANLAGIAVARRLLPGVPQVAVFDTAFHRTLPEAAATYAIDAAVAREHGIHRYGFHGTSHAYVSRRTADLLDRPLETVNTITLHLGNGASACAVEGGRSVATSMGLTPLEGLVMGTRSGDLDPAVIFHLRRTAGLGVDEIDDLLNHRSGLLGLAGVGDMREILSRRATGDPAATLAFDVYCRRIKSYVGAYYALLGRLDAITFTAGVGENAAPVRAESLAGLTRLGIEVDTERNDGRGERIISPDGAPITVCVVPTDEELEIATQTRSVLLGERQEEGQRDQHRE; this comes from the coding sequence ATGAGAGTGCTGGTCCTCAACTGCGGCTCCTCCTCGGTCAAGTACCGCCTGTACGACAAGGACGCCACCGTCGACAAGGGACTCCTTGAGCGGGTCACCGACTACGACGCGGCCCTGTACGAGGTCACCGCGCGGCTCGACCTGAGTGGCCTCGGCGCGGTCGGGCACCGCGTTGTCCACGGTGGACTGCGCTTTACCGAGCCCACCGTCATCACCGACGAGGTGGTCGCCGCCGTCGAGGGCCTGGTCCCGCTCGCGCCGCTGCACAATCCGGCCAACCTGGCCGGGATCGCGGTGGCCCGGCGGTTGCTGCCGGGTGTGCCGCAGGTGGCGGTCTTCGACACCGCCTTCCACCGGACCCTGCCTGAGGCGGCCGCCACGTACGCCATCGACGCCGCCGTCGCGCGGGAGCACGGCATCCACCGGTACGGCTTCCACGGCACCTCGCACGCGTACGTCTCGCGCCGCACGGCCGACCTCCTCGACCGTCCACTGGAGACTGTGAACACCATCACGCTGCACCTCGGCAACGGGGCCAGCGCGTGCGCGGTCGAGGGCGGGCGCTCGGTCGCCACCTCGATGGGGCTCACGCCGCTGGAAGGGCTGGTCATGGGCACCCGCAGCGGCGACCTGGACCCGGCCGTCATCTTCCACCTGCGGCGTACGGCCGGCCTGGGCGTGGACGAGATCGACGACCTGCTCAACCACCGCAGCGGCCTGCTGGGCCTCGCCGGGGTGGGCGACATGCGCGAGATCCTGAGCCGGCGTGCGACCGGCGACCCGGCGGCCACGCTCGCGTTCGACGTGTACTGCCGCCGGATCAAGTCGTATGTGGGCGCCTACTATGCGCTACTGGGCCGGCTCGACGCGATCACCTTCACGGCCGGGGTCGGCGAGAACGCGGCTCCCGTACGGGCCGAGTCGCTCGCCGGGCTGACCCGCCTCGGTATCGAGGTGGACACGGAGCGCAACGACGGACGTGGCGAGCGGATCATCTCACCGGACGGGGCACCGATAACTGTGTGTGTCGTGCCGACCGACGAGGAGTTGGAGATCGCCACTCAGACCCGGTCGGTGCTCTTAGGCGAGCGCCAGGAAGAGGGTCAGCGCGATCAGCACCGCGAATAG